The Homalodisca vitripennis isolate AUS2020 unplaced genomic scaffold, UT_GWSS_2.1 ScUCBcl_6290;HRSCAF=13435, whole genome shotgun sequence genome contains the following window.
TacgatttgacaaaaatatttcttataattttgacTACATATAGTTTTGCAGTGTTACAGATTCCTCCTTAGTACTTggataattttacaaattaatgtttcgGATAGTGGACTGATAGCACAGACATGATCTATACCCACTGTGAACAAATCAAGACGTCACAGCCATTCGTTAACATAATTGCACACTATACTTTTTTGAGTCCCATAAATCTTGGACCTCAAATCAACCTTTTTTATGAGATAGTCCTACTTATTTTTGTGAGATGTGATGCACAAAGAGATGTCTACTGAATTCACATAACAAGAGGGAATGTTAGCTGACCTGCGGCAATATGACTCTTCTGCTATCATTCTTCATGGCCAGCAGCAGGTCCAGCCAAGTCCACGTAACATTGTGATATTCCAGAGTCGGTATCACCAGGCTCACGTCCTGGATATCTTCCAGGTTCTTCTCTTTGTTCCCCTTGTAGCTCACCTTCATCGGCACCTCTGGGATCTTGATGTAGATGAACAGCTTGTTCTTCTCTGCTCGCTCCTGCAGAACAGATATCCCAACTTGGAATAACTCCATAAAAAAATATGATGAGATTGCAAAACAAAAAGCGTTTAAGAGATTTTCATGACTTGGTGTGggataaaaactacatttatgcATACTGTTCTCACTTTGGATAAAACTAGAGAAGTCTTGTTCACTAGAATATCAATTCTTCATGTCTCAATAAGCAATAATAATTGAGAGTGTAGCCTGacaattaattcaatataatgcCTATATGGCCAGCTGAAAATGAAAAGAAGAAAATCTATGATGAAGATCTTTAGGGAGTATGATGAGGGGGTGAAGAAAAGCAGGTAGAGAAAAGGAATGACTAAGGTGGTGGGAAGAAGGAATTGATGGGGACTGTGTGCCCAAGCCCAGTAATTTGGAAATTAGAAACTGTAGATCCAATAGTTTCTTTGAAATTGGGCTATTTATTAACTGGACTGTGATGAAGGTAGGATGATAGTTTCGTGAATGAAGACTTAATATCCACACAATATCCACAGATAGTAGCGTTAGAAGCGGTGGTTCAAAATCAAGGAGTTCTAACATTCAGTAgtcaaattacattttatgtttaaactttttaaagcgTTAAATGTTAGTTTTTGCATTTGGTTTGGAGTGCACttcttgtattattaattaaggtatcacacagtaaaattattattacaacatcATAATTCAACAACATCATAAAGACACAACATATTTGAACATTCAACCTGTAATAAAGATCTGTGCATCTTTCCATAGCTTGAGAAACTTACACATGAACAAAATTTAACTTGTTAAttgtaaattactgtaaaaatataacaaaattgtttctctgtttttaattcaaattaaatcaatcattttcaaatacacacacaaaattgatTAGTTTCTTACTGGAAACCATATTTAGGTTATAAATGTTACAACAGCTCTGATGATGTTCCAAGGCACCATTTTATCTAACAGAATCCTGAATGGGTTACTGAATGGGgttaattctgttttaaataaaatgtttgtagcACTAGATCTGAGTAgcgaaaattattattattatattattaaaaaccttcACATTTTTGCtggttttttaaaacatacagaTTTACTAGAGTACAAAATATCTTGttgaataacttttatataattctGGTCAACAGATAACATTAGAACAAATGAGTGTTTACATTGAATTTCTGATCTTTGAATAAAGTGCTATTAAAAAAACCACACATACAGTAGAGTACCTAAAGattataaaaaactttcaaacaaatgtttatatattaccTTCATTTTTTCCAACATCATCCTTTTGCTCTATACGGACATAAAAATTGGAATCTTTGccctttttaacagtttttttcagAAACTCTTGCTCCTTTTTTGATGAGGTACTGCCACTCTCAGCCTCCTCCAACCCGTCTCCTTCAATGTTCTCTGGATCCCGCTCCGGGAAACCAGAACCGCAGCATggtattgtaaaatttctttgtCAGACCTGAAATAGAGTATAAAAAGGAATAGTAATTACaagtaattatttcaattatgtatTGGTGGCTGATAAAAAAACAACAGCATTTCACATGttgattgaaaatatataaaaattttcttacCTATGGTTAAAGGCACAACGTTGATCTCAAAATGCTCCTTCACAGAAATTCCTCCGACAGGAGCTTTTTCACGGCAAAACACTCTAACAGCCCTCTAAAATAACAAAAGAGAGGAATTTATATTTGGACAAACTACAAAAGCAACATTTTCTCATTTAGTGGACACAATTCAAAAACCAATTTTAGAGGGCacctgcaaaattaattaaaagtgaaGATCCAAATCAGTAACCTGCTTTTCCGTTAAACTACAATGTAGACACATTCAAtccaaaacttttatttagttCCAACTCCAAATTTGTAATTTCCTATTCTGATAtcaattctaattattttattggagAAAATCACAGTATTCTTATGCAATTCATAATACACACAATACACTGCCTCCATAAACCGTATTGGTAACATTTGCTTATAAGAGGGTTTTGATTGGAAAGCAGCATTCTAATCATCTGAGTTTGTATTCTTTAAACAACTGCATCACCATACAGACTGATTATTTACTAATCAgttcattttatgatttttgttgttTCGTTGGACCCCGACAATCTAATCTAATAAATCTGTATCCAAATTTTAACAAGAGAGTTTTAACAGGGTAGGAAAAGAAGGTTTAcctatataaaatagaaaagtgAGACATCTTCCACTTGAcacagagaaataataattaacctATCAACCATTTTCAAGTTGAACAGAAGTTAAGTATTTCATGCCCTGTGGATGGTCTTAAATTAAGCCTGCAATTGCAGAGAGGGttttaaaaaagagaaattatcttaaatttatgttacataaaCCAAAACTGTATCTTGATTTAGCCAGACAACAAAATAGTAGAAAACTGAATTTTGATTCAGGAATGCAATGTTTCACATTCTTTAATTCTACTGCCTGTATTGATCAAGAACAGTTATCTGACTCAAATAATAGGTAGTAGAGTCCTTACTGAAGATTATTACCAAAACAGGGACATAGAACCCTACATCAACCATATCAATAGTGTGACACCATGAAATATTAGTTGTTGAATAATTGGGAGGGATAggttcctttttattatttaaattttgatgtttatGTGATGGAAAATCAACTCTTTGTTTGGCATGTATAAGTgacaatttgaaaaaattacataaatgttaaCTAGATAATGAGTATTTGCCAttgttattgtaatgaaatagccaagatgtaaacattactaatcacaaagtaacaaatatacctaaataataaaaaaaattatttcaaaaggtattccatattttatttctttattgatcAGATTAATACCCACAAAAACAACATATAGGATTACCTTCCGATCAACTGGCATGTTGCTCTGGATTTCTGTTGGTACAATGACCTCCTTGTAGACTTGATATCGGTAGTAGTAGATTAGTCATCCTGACATTAGCCGACCTCTAGAAGGTGTTCCACGGAAGTCGTCACTCTTGGAGTTCTTGGTATACCTGTCACAATGATGTCTCAGTTACCTCTCTGTTGCCACAATAACCACCTTGTTGGCTGAGCGACTAGCGAAAGCCTATCATTTGCGGGGTTTGGACATatttttatgtctgtctgtctatacatCCGCatgatatttcataaaacaaaacagaCCTTTCGACTTaacattttgcataaagcttcatttttaaacATGCAACACTAAGTTTGATGTTTGATGATGGGAATTTTTGAGAGCgttagcaatttatttttatatttattctatggGTAACTATGATATCAATGAGACAAtatcaggataaataaatttgtaaacaaacctaattacaatcatatgacatcagtgaaaaaaaaagatcctgcttccttcacaatgcCTCCATCGTCCAAGCAACACATatctctctccccctctccctcCTCTGAGCTTTGTATAAAAAAAGTacgttacaatttattttcttattttcatatttctcattaatctttttaaaacaaaatagtaaattggctcttttttttaACGtcatatttgtaacaaataaatttcttattatcTGATATTTTGGTGTATTCCCAGTTTATCCAGATTCATGTTTATCCGGATCACATTCAATTCCAATTAACCCGAATAAACAAGGTTTCactagacaatagacaatagatttttatttctcagTCAATACATAAAGTATATAGAGAATTGTCGTAGATATGATATAAAGTCATCactcaacatttttttagataACAAAAAGGTAATCAGTTCTTAATATAAAGATTCAGTAAGAGtttcaaacattgtattatataaataatccaaaaactaatattgcaatttaaaatcattaaaaacccatttttatatGAAAGAGTCATCAAAAAAATCATATACTGAATAGCATGCTctcattaacaaagtatttttttatttccattaaaaaacttttttcttgacACCAATTTTTTTgttgcatttcaatattttatctattatttttacaaatcactgatttatttatggatttttcaaatttggaagaGCTATGTtgttttatctgtaataaaaattatgtccGGTATTATGTATATTGGCATTTGTATcatgagaaaaaattatttttatgttttgtgtaatatttgcaTAACTCATACAGGTATAAACTTGATAGTCAGGATTTTTGAATCCTGAAAATGCTTTCTGTAAGGAATCACTGggggtttatttattaataactcttacagctcttttttgtattaagaatattcttttaaaacttactAAAGTTGTTCCTCCCCAGATTTCCTTATACCAAAGTTTACCAAACTTTGAAAGAAAGCAAAATACACTTTTTCTcagtacaacaaaataaattccaatacTCACAGAAAGTTGGAACAGTACGAGATCAGCGATGCCCAACTGTCCGTCAGCATCTGTGAGTCGCCACTGTGCATGCTTGAAGCAGATCTCATTGGCTCGCACCACAGTGACCGGTTTGTCCCTGCGCGTTGTCGCCAGCTTCTGACTCGTCGAGAGCTGTGTCTCTTTGTAGCAGGAGAGCATCATGTGCAGCTCATCACTTTGGGACAACAGCTGCTCTTTGCAGTCATATACCTGTCACAGTGTGAATTCTAGAGCATGTTAATCGTCTTTTCTTGATTCTTTTGCAAATTACTTTGACTCAATGAGGATCATTATCGAACCACTCCAGTTGAAAAAGTTGATCATTATTGTTTAAAGTTGCAGATGCCGAATGGTAAAGAACTGCCATTTGATTACTCAGTTGcttctttaaaatcaaatttgagAGAGCAGCCTGCATCAATATAGTCCGGTGAAATTTGAGGCAGTGTTTGCCACAATCACTGCTAACTACCAGCCGTCGCCGCTATGATGTGGCTATCTATGATCATTACTGCCTGTTTGATTTACATGTTGTCTGCAAAAACATATGAATGAAAAAAGGTACagtatgtatatttgtttacaacAACAGCACATGATGAGCCAAATCAGTAAGATTTCCTAATTTGAAGTTTGATttcgacgatggaaggattgtgaaggaaataggatttttctggatatttgccattgtttagtgatacataAAGCAAACATAATATAGTGTTTACTGATACAATagcgttactgatttttgtttcactgaacgatggcaaatgtctggaaaaatcctgtttccttcacaatttttCCTACACGCAAAAACTGACAACAGTTTTGGGCGTGCGGTTTACTGGGAGGATTCAGATGTACCAGCTACAGCTGGGACTATGTTGGTGTGTGCTGCTTTAACATAAAGTTCcacttaatgtttattattatgaattcagttttattactaatgaaatgaaagcataaaataaaataatttaattcagaaaCTTAAGTAACATTTGACTGGAGCGAGCCGTTGTTTACTATAACAAAGCTAGTTAGAGTATTTGAATTGTTGGGAAACGCAAGTTTTAGAATAAGATAAGACATTATTAATTGTGATATTGGGCAGATGATAACattgtattctatatttaattttaaaattaaaattgtaattaaactgaaaaaaaaaaataaaaaataaaataagaaaatatctttttactGAAGTATATTTAATAGCTTTTATGTTTATACCTATTACTTACTTTTCTGCATATAACCATTACTGGTGAAATAGGTTTGAAACGCAATGctgaaaaattacattgttttaataatccaCCAAAGTAAAAGTTACTTAACGAAATTCTATATTAAAGTCATGATTGGAGGATGTATAGGAACTCTAAAAAATTACATTcgattttgaaatgatttttaagaGTTGTAGCAATCATTTTAATGTGCAAACATCAACAATTTgcataacaaaaaaaatctgaCTATTTGTAACTTTTATGCTATTTTATGTGTAGGTAAGCCATAATTACAATGTAATCTTAGATATAGCTAGATTCAGTGCTCACCCGCTCTTCCAGAATCTCCATCTCCGTGAGAAGATGTTCGCTGCCCGGCTCGTCCGCTAGGGCTCTCTGTACCAGGTAAGTTTCCTTCTCCAGCTTACGCAGTTTGGACACCAACGATCTGCTGGCACACACAACGATTACGCCAACTCGGACGTTACCTAACTATGAGGATCATCAGGAAACTAAGAAAACTCTCTTGCTAAACAACATCCTGTTATGTGCTCAGTAACATTTACACTTTTTCACTTCAGCCTGATTTTCAGTCACACATACATTTACTGTTCTAGTAAGTTTCAAAATCTGTGAAAATTTGACAATTGATGATAGAGAATGCCCCGTCACATTAGAATGTTGTCCAAACATTGTTTATCATCCAAAATAATTGTGAGCCACTTTTTAACTCAAAGTTCATTAATCACAACTAATTTACTCATCTTTAcgtcaattttaatttaatgaagatgttccacatttttaaagtatattaaactcCAATTCTTCAAGTTTGACGAAGTTTTCAATATCACACATTCTTATGCCATACAACTGAACAGcaaaatgtatatgaaattgGTTCTAGTACTATACTTTTATAGCACTTAATTACAACATAACTCACCGCACATGATTCTGGCAGCTGCTGAATGGGTCTATGCTGGTCTTCTACACTGTGTAGCTGCAGCTGGAACCTCATCCTCTGTAAGCGCTCGTAAGCCTCCTTCCGTCTCGGTGGCACATACAGCAGCAGGTTGTTGACTATGTCCAAAATCATGGCATACTGAACAGAATAAATCAGGTGAAATAATACTAATAGCATAATCTTTTATAGTCACTAGTCAGCTCAGAAACTTTGCATTCTTAATTGGTTTGAACCATTAATTAGTTTCTCCAGCCAGCCAAATGatgtagctatggtgagaagggttgattgaaagtgaatgttgagttcagatCAATTTCACTTTCCGCTcggtgcagtgtctgaaatctgatattgtcacagaCTTAAGCCCTTTAAATCTGAAGCCCATCgacgtctgaagagatccaaatattTCAGGGACTAAGAAGCTCTTTGCATCATTTCAACACCTgagacacttagactacaaaatcaaatgTAATCTACGATGAGGAGGTATTGTCATCAAGTGCACAACTGAGTTTCTACAATGTTTTTGACACAATCCCAAAAGCACAAGGAggaaccgagttttctacacacaatgtagcatggtgagaagggttgattcgtagtgaacgttgagtttagcgTTTGGACCTAGATTATACCTGcactcttcacctagattacattatagtttgtagtctaggtgtctctgatgtcaaaactatgtCAAGCGTCCATTTTAAGCTTTTTCGTAGCCGAATGTTATTGGATCTTTTTAGATGAACATGACACCAGATTCTAGGAGTAAactctgtgacagtgtcagattccaggcacattgttaaaaaaaggaatataaattgataaatgttACACAAACAATTATATGGTTTGGAGCAGCAGTAACAGTAAATTAGACAATCCATTTGATACTGTCAAGTCttaaataaattctttgtaaatgtagtttcaaatttaaatataacagggCATGCTGCATCACACGTTTATTCTTTTGCTAGGAATTATGGTAATAGGAAAGGTTGTTTCCTGTTTCCTGTGGATCCAGCCAATGAAAAggaagtttaaaattgttgtctTATTTGAATAATGAAGACATTCGCTGATTAGGATGAAATTATTTCTAGTGATATTAATAAAAGAACTGTTTATCTAATAATAAAACTACTCACTATGataataaatcaaagtttaaaacttatatttttccaaataatctGAAAAGTGTTCAAGTTActtaggggtttttttttttaattagggacAAAATTAGATATAATTACTGCCATTTATGAATCCTTTGCAACTTATCTAAGGTATTTAAAACTTCTAATTGGAGACTGAATacatattcagaaaaaataattttacattaacagTAACTGAATTCAGAGAGACTTATTATCCTTTGGACTTGAACTCTTTTTATGAATACACTAGCTGATGCCTTGGAGGGATCACTGGTCACTTCTGAAGCGTGCTGTGATCTTCCTTTCGATTGTGTTGatcatttaatacttttattccaAATTAAAGGAATATGTAAAAAGCTGTCCTTGCCTCTCTTTGATTCATTGTTTCCTTCAAAACTGAAAgtaaaggaaaattaattttctacaaaaatggAGTGAAATATTTATGCCTAATTGGAAGCATTCTTCTGTTAGATTTCCACAAGGTACCCTGCTGGGTCCTTTTATCTTTTTAACCTACATAAAATTTCCGTTTATTATCAATGACTACCTAATATTATGGgctgataaaaatttaaataatgacaaatttacGTGACACATCTTATGACATATCTTCTAGATGTTTTGGTTTACAGCTTTATAACAGAATAAACTTTAGATTACCCTTTCATTGTTTAACCctcaaagtgctactatcgcactgtgtgatatgtttgtttttttcataTCACAGACGAACGGTTTGCTCAATAATGACGTGGTTTATAAGGCTACATGTAGGAATAAATTCCCTATCTAGTAACGTAATTAGAACTATGTAATTCAGAAGGTTGCGAGGAAGAGCAAGAAGAATAGTCAGCTGTTTTCGATGCGTGTTTGTCTGTTACGGTCGTCTCGCAGGCGACGCTCTGTGACTGTGACGTTGTTGTTTTGCTTCAttcttttgatttgtaaatgacttatattattgtttattgagtaattattttgtGCTATGAGTGAACTTAGTAATTCAAGTGCCATTAGGCGCTGTTTTGATGAACGATTTGAGTGGAAATGATAGTGATGAAAGCAGCACCCCCACCAGGAGAGTGACTcagactaattttttttagtctaatgtaaatatgtatataagccatttttctgtatttttaatactttatctgtcatttttcttactttttactcatatcagtaactaaatatgtgtttattttgagaCAATACTTACTATTCAACTACTTACTGACACTTGTTGATGtggtaaaacattttagtaaaatttgggcgaaaaaaacattgttttgttttttaccaaattagtattgtgatatgttgtgcaaaaggttatgaagtgatatttttcttattcagcattaaatttggaacattttgaatattttttagaattaggactactgcattttgtaaaaactatacgtcaaggattttgaaaaataaaaatataaaaactaaacaatcgGTTAGAAGGACCagattttttatgataaaagataagcatttttattttttacttaatcttATAGAACATATGTTTGTGAAAAAAACCATATGTAATACATGCAATTTGAACCATATAtttgtacagtatataaaaaagttgtttaaaaaaaagaaatgtcatatgCTTGAAAATGGCCtagcactttgaagtggtttAGTCATTACTTGGAGggttaaacttattttaataagttcCCACTTACTACTCATTCAGAGAgtattttgaaaatcaatttatttactaaGAGATTTATATAATCTTATCACACTGGATTCAGTTTACCGAAGAAAGAATTTTGCTTGTAATATGTTGTAACAAGTTAGTgtgaattttgttgtttttaaatacataaaacgtttatgataaattataacctagctattgattataataattattattgagaaACTAATATTAGGGCAAAAATACTTGTATTTGTAATAACAGTTTACAACagacattattacatttcaatctATATTGTATGACATTATTTTGGTGAACCAaacgttataattttaattcttaatgttAATGTTGTGCTCAATTCGTTCAAGCGATAAATATTAAgcgtaatataatattttacaaatgttaccaacaatgtaaaagaaacaaaaaattattacgCTCAACAATTGGGAAAAGCCTCtccttaaagaaaaaatattgtatagtcTACACAGATGTAAATTACCTGCAGGGAGTTGGTACAGACGTCAAGGTCATGATGCATGAGTGTGAAGGCATTCCACAGCAGTTTCCCGTCGCTCCCATAGACCACTGGGCTCCTCTGGAGGCACGGGAGGTACCTCCGCCAGGTTGTGGGGGTCCATGGAACTCTCACCGTACCCCACGTAAAAGAACTCACACTTGCACCGTGACACTATCCTTTGTAGCTGCAAACAAGCACAAGAGGGAGTTAGAGATTTATCATTGTCATGAATGGATTTAAGTTTATAAGTTATCTAATAGATTATCAATAATAGAATTCATTATAAAGGTAATATTATAcatctgttatattttttgtaatcccTCTCAATTCCTCAATCCATAATTTccaatcttttaaattaaacccTATTACGTCAGATTGTATAGCATACTGTTATGATAACACTATTCTTTTACTAACCTGTAAAGGAGGGTTCTCCTCTGTACTGCTGGCCCCCACTGTCTCACTGATCACTCCCCCGACACTCTGCCCACTGCCCACCAGGTGGGGCAAGTCGGGGAGGTCTGTGATATATGTTCCCTCTTTCTCCTGTATGTTTTCCACATTTAACCACATTATGTTTTCTGCAACAAATCAATAACATTACATTCTGGATCAACAGAAATCACCGcttctgatatttttaaacatgtgtgattgtttgttaatttatgtgATTGTCCCTGAGCTTGAGGGGTCACTATGGGTGGCCTTGGCTGTTTCTCTGTATCAGATCAGagatagtcaatagtcaatagtcaaaaatctttattacaatttctttaagaaatgtaCATTCGTCAAGAGATACAAGTTTTATATACAAAGGAAATAGGTCCTTCAAGTTTCGGTCTTGCTTCAGtcatcttgtttcaaaatattccttCATTGAATAAAATGGTCGCTCCATCAGCCAGTCTTGCAGATGGCGTTTCAGTTGTTGGCCGTTGAGGATTTTTCAGATTTGTTGGAAGTGAGTTGAAAACTTTCCGTCCGATATATGATGGTTTTCTGCTGTATTGTGTGGTGCGGTGCGCTGGAAGATGATAGTCTGCTGCTCTCCGTGTGTTGTAGGAGTGAATGTTTTCTCCTGTGGTAAGCTCTGCCTGGTCTGTGTAGACAACTACTGAGTAAATGTAAAGGGCAATGACAGTCATAATCCTCAGTGATTTGAAGGCATCTCTACAACTCTCTGTTGGAGTGAGGTTGGCGAGTGCTCTTATAGCTTTTTTCTGTTGCACCAGTATTCTGTCAAGGTTCTGTTGTGAAGTTCCTCCCCATATAGTCAGGCCATATCTTATGTGTGATTTCTACCAGCGCATGGTATGCTGCTTTTGCAGCCTCTTGTCCAGCTATCCACTTTATTCTTCTCACAACAAAAAATTCCAGGTCCAAGTTTTTTGCTCAATGTATCAGCATGTTCAGTCCAGGAAAGATTTGGTGTCTATTGTCATGCCCAATAATTTAGAATGATTATCTACCAAGATGTTGGGAACTTCTGGGATCTGTTTCATGTCTTCTACTGAAATTTAGCTGAGTGGTTTTTGACGGATTGATTGCCAAGTCATTTTGTAGACAGTATTGTAGAGCTTTTTCCAGTTGATGTAGTAATTGTTGAGTGTAGTCCCTGCGCTGTGTCATGTTGAAGAAGAAAGTGtagtgtcatctgcgtacataaTGGGGAGGATGTTGTTGTGGTTAATGAAGTCATTAAAGTCATTGGTAAACAGCACAAACAAGAAAGGACCCAGGACTGAACCCTGGGGCACCCCTCTAGTTATTGGCTTGAGTTTGGGACCTAAAAGTACAcgatttattatttatggttCTATGGATTTCCACAATCTGGCTGCGATCTGCTAGATAGCTTGCCACCCAATGCCTTGATTTGCCTTGGAAGCCTAGAATTGATAGTTTCTTCACAATCAAATCATGCCCTAAGCAATCGAATGCTTTGCTGTAGTCTAAAAGGATGGCTGAGACAAACTTATTATCTTCTAGTTGGTCTGTGATATGTTCTACTAAGCTTGTCATTGCAGTGATGGTGGATCTTCCCTTCAAGAATCCATGTTGGCAATTTGATAGCGAGTTCTTGTTCTTGCAAGTGTTGTACCATCCTTTCTAgtgcaattttttctataatttttgagaaaGGAGAGATTAAAGAGATTGGTCGATAATTTTCAAGTTTGGTTTTTGATCCCTTCTTGTGCTTTGGGTAGACTTTAGAGAGTTTTAGTTTTGAAGGGAAGTGACCATTATCAAAGGATTTGTTAATTATTGTGACGAGTGGGGCTGCTAATTGGTTTGCCACAATGCCTTGACTTGCCTTTGATGGGACTTCATCAATGCCACATGACAGTTTAGGTTTTAATGTCTGTATTACAGACAGTACTTCATTTAGTGTGTGGTGGGGGCCATGGTTAGTTGTGGGTTCTGTTGGATATTTGCAGTGGGCTGTGGTGGAACAGTATTAATTTGGAGAGCACTGCGATTTTTATTAAGAGTGATATCTGCTACCCGGCAGAAATAGCTGTTTAAGTGCTCTGCAATTACCATCGGGCTGTCTTCTATTTTTCCATCAATTTCTAGCTGTCTAAGTGTGTCCATCAGACttttttttgctgtttttctCCACTGATGATGCTCCAGAGTGCCTTAGATTTATTTGTCAGAGCTGGCTATGTGCTCATTTGCAGCTGCTCGCCTGAGTTCTCTAA
Protein-coding sequences here:
- the LOC124373747 gene encoding LOW QUALITY PROTEIN: protein KIAA0100-like (The sequence of the model RefSeq protein was modified relative to this genomic sequence to represent the inferred CDS: deleted 1 base in 1 codon) — protein: MILDIVNNLLLYVPPRRKEAYERLQRMRFQLQLHSVEDQHRPIQQLPESCALGNVRVGVIVVCASRSLVSKLRKLEKETYLVQRALADEPGSEHLLTEMEILEERVYDCKEQLLSQSDELHMMLSCYKETQLSTSQKLATTRRDKPVTVVRANEICFKHAQWRLTDADGQLGIADLVLFQLSVIYKEVIVPTEIQSNMPVDRKRAVRVFCREKAPVGGISVKEHFEINVVPLTIGLTKKFYNTMLRFWFPERDPENIEGDGLEEAESGSTSSKKEQEFLKKTVKKGKDSNFYVRIEQKDDVGKNEGASREEQAVHLHQDPRGADEGELQGEQREEPGRYPGREPGDTDSGISQCYVDLAGPAAGHEE